The following are from one region of the Chitinophagales bacterium genome:
- a CDS encoding 2-nitropropane dioxygenase produces the protein MEQINTPLTRMLRIRYPIIMAPMFLVSNAKMTTEAIRAGITGAIPALNYRTDAEFRKALNEIRQACEGPIGINLIVNKSNIRLKEQLKTCLDYKVDYIITSLGNPKEVIEACKPRGIKVFCDVVDEMYAKKVEQLGADAIIAVNSEAGGHAGPTPAAILVPQLVKACRIPVISAGGVGQGRQMAEKLALGACGVSIGSPFIASHEADVSQEYKEAIVQYGAKDIVMTTKISGTPCTVINTPYVQKIGTRQNWLEALLNRNRRLKKYAKMLTFYKGMKALEQAAFGATYKTVWCAGPSIEHVHAIRPVREIVETLVREYAEAVKTQLHLA, from the coding sequence ATGGAACAGATTAACACCCCGTTAACGCGGATGCTGCGTATCAGGTATCCCATCATCATGGCTCCAATGTTTCTGGTCTCAAATGCGAAAATGACCACTGAAGCAATACGGGCTGGTATTACAGGAGCCATTCCTGCTTTAAACTATCGCACCGATGCAGAGTTTCGCAAAGCGCTGAATGAAATCCGTCAGGCATGTGAGGGCCCGATAGGTATCAATTTGATCGTCAACAAATCTAATATTCGTCTTAAAGAGCAATTAAAAACTTGCCTGGACTATAAGGTAGATTACATTATAACTTCGCTGGGCAATCCTAAAGAGGTAATTGAAGCATGCAAGCCCAGAGGCATCAAGGTGTTTTGCGATGTGGTGGATGAGATGTATGCAAAAAAGGTTGAGCAACTGGGCGCGGATGCAATTATAGCGGTAAACTCCGAAGCAGGTGGACATGCGGGACCCACGCCTGCCGCCATACTTGTACCCCAGCTTGTAAAGGCCTGCCGTATTCCGGTCATCTCTGCAGGAGGGGTGGGCCAAGGACGGCAAATGGCAGAAAAGCTGGCCCTGGGAGCCTGTGGAGTATCCATCGGCAGTCCCTTCATTGCCTCGCATGAAGCCGATGTATCGCAGGAGTATAAAGAGGCCATTGTACAGTATGGAGCCAAGGACATCGTGATGACTACAAAAATCTCCGGCACGCCCTGCACGGTAATCAATACTCCTTACGTACAGAAAATAGGCACCCGGCAGAACTGGCTGGAAGCTTTATTAAACCGCAACCGCAGGCTGAAGAAATATGCAAAAATGCTCACCTTTTACAAAGGCATGAAAGCCTTGGAACAGGCAGCCTTTGGCGCCACCTATAAAACCGTTTGGTGTGCAGGCCCGTCCATAGAACACGTCCATGCAATCCGTCCGGTAAGAGAAATTGTGGAAACCCTCGTGAGGGAATATGCCGAAGCGGTAAAAACTCAGCTACACCTGGCCTAA